The Candidatus Roseilinea sp. sequence GCTTCCAGTCCTCTAGCTCGCCGTGGCAAGACCTCGAAGAGCGCCTGCGCCAGTTTCCAGAACGGGCCGTCCTCCAGGAGGTGGCGCTCGGCGAGATAGCGGACCAGGTCGCTGCGCTTCTCTTGCTTCCACAGGAGCATGCCGCGGTGGAGCGCGTCAATGAGCGGCGGGTTCGGGTCCATTCCCAGGCCGCGGCGGCTGGCGCGGTCTTCGAGAAGCGCGAGACGGCACGTCGAGCCATCCACCACGAAGATCCCGTGCCCGCGGGCGACCTCCATGGCGTTCTCCGAATCGCCACCGATCTGCACCACCAGCCGCGCATCGTCCCAGGCCTGTTCCGCCGCGCCGTAGAGGTTCGCCCAGACGTAGTAGAGGGTGGAGAGGTTGTCGCCGCGGAACTCTCCCGCGATGGCGTCGCGCGCCGCCTGCTTGGCGAGATCCAGCAGTTCGGCGATGCCGACGGGGGTCCCGTCCGCCTTCTCCACGCGCTCGTACTTGCCGAAGACGCCGACCGCGGGGCCGTAGCAGGCCACGATGAGGTCCGCCCCGCGAAAGCCGTAGGACCAGAAGCGCTTGACGGACTCCTGCGACGACCTGCTCGATCTCTTTGCGCACCTGCTTGAAGGATGCGGCGCTGCCGACGACGCGGGAGCGGCAGCTAACCGTGATGGAAGAAGCCAACGCCGACGCACCAAGCGCGACCGATCGCACCTCACGTTCCGTATCAATCGGCCATGTCGCATCAATACTCAGACCCGCGTCAAAGAGAGCCTGGATCAAAGCTGTCCACGCCTTGGTGGACTGGTGCGCGAACATGATGGAGATGACGCCGTCGGGTTTCAGCACGCGGTGCGCTTCCGCGAGCACGGCCGCGAGCTTAGATTTGAAGTGGGCGTCCGCCTTCTCGGCATCGCCTCCGTGGCGATGCTTGAGAGCGGTCGCCTCATCGCCCTTGGGCGTCAGCGGCGTGACGAGTGCTTCGGGGATCACCTCGCCCAGCCCGCGCTTGAGCCAGACGTAGAAATAGTCGGATATATCCCCATAGGCGATGGCATCGAAATAGGGCGGGTCGGTAACGACGCAATTCATCGTTCTAGATCCGATGGCAAGCGACTCGCCGTCCCCGCGAGTAACACTCGCCGACGTTCCATCGCCTTCTCGCTGCAATACTCGCAGCAGCCACTCGAGTTGCCCGCCCGCGTTGCCGGATGACTCGGAAAAAGGATTCACCTCCGGGTAGTCCCATTTCATCGGAACTGCCTGAGCATCAAACGGCGTTTCCACTTTCTCTCCGCCAGGGTTCCAGCGCCCAACGGTGCACAGGCGAGCCGACACTTTGCTGACCCACAGCCCGAGATAATTGCCCACCGCCTTGCGGTACTCTTCGTCCTCGATCTCCTTCTTCATCTCCTCCAGCGCCTCGCGGAGGCAGGTGACGAAGGTCTGCATGGCCACGAGCTGGCGGGGGTTGAAGAGGGAGCCCCAGGTCTTCATGCCGTAGAGGTGGACGCGAATCCCAGTGGAGTTCGAGACATCGTCGTCCGCGTCGTCGGCGTTGATCTCCGGCAGGATTAGCTCGCCGGGCCGCTCGACTTCGATCTTCGCCGCCTCGCGGAAGGCTGCCAGGTCGCTCTCTTCTACCGGCCGGTACCGCTTCCCGCCCTTGTCTTCGGTGATCACCGCCACCATCCGCTCGCCCATCTGCCCCGCTTGACCGGCCCAGCGCAGATCCGCCTCGGAGGTCGGCTGCTCGCAGAAGGGGCAGATGGCCGGCCCGCGCTCGCGTTTCGTGCCTTCGATCCTCTCGATCTCTTTCCCCTCGGCGATCCCGAAGCGAACCGTCTTGCGCGCTTTGTCCACTGCCATCGTCAGCGCGACCTTCTTGTCCGGCTTGTTGCAGACAAGGAGGCTTCGCAGGAGCGGGATCTCGCCGCGACAGGAGGGGTTCAAGCACGGCGCCGTGCGCGCCCAAAGGTAGCCGACCACAGGCCGGCCGTCCTTACCGGGGGGATAGAG is a genomic window containing:
- a CDS encoding hypothetical protein (possible pseudo, frameshifted); the encoded protein is MSGRRNNGNDCPRLIEVALPIREISAESVRDKSLRHGHISTLHLWWARRPLAASRAVVFASLVPDPDDPRCPAEFRAAVERHLKTQVPSELKYYRRGQHVHRDADPYRPYDGMPDTLRHRLLMFIAKWSPESLAFEAGKAKKEPEPKYLLDDRSLVKWETSDPENSQGREVLRIARELVKAAYGGETPTMLDPFAGGGAIPLEAGRLGCQAIANDYNPVAYLILRATCEFPQKYGKPGRRKVAMEEFGKQVEQEIEVPNVLAHDVEKWANWILERAREKIGHLYPPGKDGRPVVGYLWARTAPCLNPSCRGEIPLLRSLLVCNKPDKKVALTMAVDKARKTVRFGIAEGKEIERIEGTKRERGPAICPFCEQPTSEADLRWAGQAGQMGERMVAVITEDKGGKRYRPVEESDLAAFREAAKIEVERPGELILPEINADDADDDVSNSTGIRVHLYGMKTWGSLFNPRQLVAMQTFVTCLREALEEMKKEIEDEEYRKAVGNYLGLWVSKVSARLCTVGRWNPGGEKVETPFDAQAVPMKWDYPEVNPFSESSGNAGGQLEWLLRVLQREGDGTSASVTRGDGESLAIGSRTMNCVVTDPPYFDAIAYGDISDYFYVWLKRGLGEVIPEALVTPLTPKGDEATALKHRHGGDAEKADAHFKSKLAAVLAEAHRVLKPDGVISIMFAHQSTKAWTALIQALFDAGLSIDATWPIDTEREVRSVALGASALASSITVSCRSRVVGSAASFKQVRKEIEQVVAGVRQALLVLRLSRGGPHRGLLRPRGRRLRQVRARGEGGRDPRRHRRTAGSRQAGGARRHRGRVPRRQPLHPLLRLGEPLRRGGTGLGRCAAGGADRWRFGERHGGRPRARDLRGGWLDVPSRASRRPRQPPRPGNGPEPAAH